GCGTGATCGTCAGGTCGCTCTCGATCCCGCCGCGATTGTTGAGCATCTGCGTGTAGACAATGCGGCCGGGCTCCACATCCAGCTGATTGGCACAAAGCTTCTGCAGAAACGCCAGGGCATCGCGGCCCTCGATACGTATCTTGCCAAACGACGTCATGTCGAAGAGGCCGACATTGTTGCGCACTGCAAGGTGTTCATCGCGCTGGTTCTCGAACCAGTTCTGCCGCTTCCACGAATAGCGGTATTCGCGCTCCTGCCCCTCTTTGGCAAACCAGTTGGCGCGCTCCCATCCCGCAACTTCGCCAAATACGGCGCCCCGCGCCTTCAGATGCTCATGGATCGGCGAGCGGCGGATATTGCGCGATGTTGCCATTTGCCGGTACGGGAAATGATCGGCATAGAGCAGCCCGAGTGTTTCCGACACCCGTTCCTTCAAATACCGGCGGTTTTTCTGGAAGGGCTGCGCCCGGCGAATGTCCACCTCCCACAGATCGAAAGGCGCTTCGCCATCGTTTATCCATTGCGCAAGCGCCATCCCGGCGCCGCCGGAGGAAACAATACCGATGGAATTATAACCCGCTGCAACCCAGTAACCGCCAAGTTCCGGCGCTTCGCCGAGGTAGTAGCGGTCGTCGGGGGTGAAGCTTTCGGGACCATTGAAGAATGTATGGATACCGGCAGTGCCGAGCATCGGCATGCGGTTGACGCCCATTTCAAGGATCGGCTCGAAATGCTCGAAGTCTTCCTGCAACTGGTCGAAACAGAAGTCCTCGGAAATACCGTTCATGCCCCAGGGCTTGGCAATCGGTTCGAAAGCGCCGAGCATCATCTTGCCGGCATCTTCCTTGTAGTAGGCGCATTCATCCGGAACGCGCAGCACCGGCAGACGCCCGAGCCCCTCGATGGCTTCGGTGACGAGATAGAAGTGCTCGCAAGCATGCAGCGGCACAGTCACGCCCGACGTTCCCGCCAGATCGCGCGCCCACATCCCCGCGCAGTTGATCACGACATCGGTCTCGATCGTGCCATGCTCTTCACCTTGCGCCCAGGTAACTCCAGTCACCCGGCCATTTTTCTTGAGAACTTCGGTGACCTTGACGTTCTCGACAATCTTCGCACCGCGCTGGCGCGCACCCTTGGCAAGTGCCATGGCGATATTGGCCGGGTCGCACTGCCCGTCTAGGGGCAGATGCACCGCACCAACCACATCCTCGATATTAAGATGCGGATACATCTCCTTGACTTCGCGCGGAGAAATCTCGCGCACGTCGACATCGAATGCCCTTGCCAACGACGCCTGACGGTAGATCTCGTGCTTGCGTTCCTCGGTCAGCGCGACGGTGATCGAGCCGACCTGACGCATGCCGGTGGCGACCTCGGTCTCGGCCTCCAGCTTGACGTAGAGGTCCGCGGAATATTTGGCGAGCCGTGTCATGTTCTGCGAGGCGCGCAATTGACCTATCAACCCTGCCGCATGCCAGGTAGTACCAGACGTGAGCTGTTTGCGCTCAAGCAAAACGATGTCGGTCCAGCCGAGCTTGGCCAGATGATAGGCGACGGAACAGCCGGAGATGCCGCCACCAATGATGACGGCGCGGGCCTTCGTGGGAAGGGAGCTCATGCGCGAATTCTTTCGTTCTTGGGGTCCCACAGCGGTTGGTCAGGATGGACCGTTGCCTTGAAGCGCTCGCCGAAGATTTCTACCTCAACTTCTGTGCCGGGTTCAGTGAGTTCCGTCTTCAGCATGCCGCGCGCAATTGATTTGTCGATGCGATGGCCCCAACCGCCCGACGTTGTCTCGCCGACGATATTGCCGTCGTGCCAGAGCGTCGACATGTACGGCGCGTCGCAATCGCCCGCGTCGACGGTCAGCGTCACGAAGCGTTTCTTCACGCCCTGCTGCTTTTCACTCTCGAGCGCTGCCTTGCCGAGAAATTCCGGCTTTTCCCACTTGATGAAGCGTTCGAGCCCGCTTTGCAGCGGCGTATAATCCGTTGACAGGTCACCCTTCCACGCGCGGTAACCCTTTTCCAGACGCAGCGAATCGAGCGCGAACATGCCGAACGGTTTGATCCCGTATTCCTGCCCCGCCTCCCATACCGCATCGAAAATCGCCGCCGTATCTGCCACCTTGGTGTGGACTTCCCAGCCGAGCTCACCGGCAAACGATACCCGCACCAGCTGGCAATAGCGCCCGGCAATCTGCGTCGTCTGATGCGACAGCCAGGTTTTTTCGA
This is a stretch of genomic DNA from Phyllobacterium zundukense. It encodes these proteins:
- a CDS encoding FAD-dependent oxidoreductase, which produces MSSLPTKARAVIIGGGISGCSVAYHLAKLGWTDIVLLERKQLTSGTTWHAAGLIGQLRASQNMTRLAKYSADLYVKLEAETEVATGMRQVGSITVALTEERKHEIYRQASLARAFDVDVREISPREVKEMYPHLNIEDVVGAVHLPLDGQCDPANIAMALAKGARQRGAKIVENVKVTEVLKKNGRVTGVTWAQGEEHGTIETDVVINCAGMWARDLAGTSGVTVPLHACEHFYLVTEAIEGLGRLPVLRVPDECAYYKEDAGKMMLGAFEPIAKPWGMNGISEDFCFDQLQEDFEHFEPILEMGVNRMPMLGTAGIHTFFNGPESFTPDDRYYLGEAPELGGYWVAAGYNSIGIVSSGGAGMALAQWINDGEAPFDLWEVDIRRAQPFQKNRRYLKERVSETLGLLYADHFPYRQMATSRNIRRSPIHEHLKARGAVFGEVAGWERANWFAKEGQEREYRYSWKRQNWFENQRDEHLAVRNNVGLFDMTSFGKIRIEGRDALAFLQKLCANQLDVEPGRIVYTQMLNNRGGIESDLTITRLSDTAFFAVVPGATLQRDLAWMRKHLKDEFVVITDVTAAESVLCLMGPASRELIQKISPNDFSNEANPFGTAREIEIGMGLARAHRVSYVGELGWELYVSTEQTAHVFEAIEEAGKDLGLKLCGLHTLDSCRIEKAFRHFGHDITDEDHVLEAGLGFAVKADKGDFIGRDAVLRKKDTGLDRRLVQFRLTDSEPLLFHNEAIVRDGKIVGTITSGNYGHYLGGAIGLGYVPSKGESAEQVLASDYEIEIAGVRVKAEASLRPMYDPKAERVRM